Proteins co-encoded in one Anaerobaca lacustris genomic window:
- a CDS encoding carboxypeptidase regulatory-like domain-containing protein — MHNRITRLAAAAVLLLAILLLARHLTGRESTVAPAGRDHTVAQEPHSPDAPAFPETVREQEHERLAQEIAAAQQLFAQTDVKGLLYLLDTGLEPTRIAIAGYLAQIGDESVLPALQRLADQWQGPAHDNPFQRSVEQIRNIAPEEGRTAPDDLSTEESKPPVGTATVSDGPHIVVRVTEKATGRPIPRATIQVRMGNESGTHAADDLGVFVLDLGESIPDYVRIATPHEGYVCRGVTLRGLSRERLPTTVEFALEKGIVIGGIVQDEEGRPVEGARVESYIGEEQQFDRPCVSVRIELTTDAEGRWRAGGVPREINRLWFNVYHPQFADDGFEMPGDLKLDDLRAERAVMVLAQGIGVTGRVTDLAGKPIAGAELLVGSDYFARDWTQTDDAGHFEFRHLRPLNQSFLLTVQAPGFAPQRRELPSVKDLAPVDLVLEPARLLIGRVVDSAGRPIADAFLSTEEWNGWRTVKWQGRTDANGTFVWDYPPHDAIEIRISKSGYREFEGQVVAKDREQTFVLARPTTIQGSVTDSETGRTVDRFKLTPGARWLGGTRATWQTSEGWVKWFTDGRYSYTFSGDAGAYAVRIEADGYLPAESPFVDANETEVTIDIALTKGQGPSGYVFDANAAPVEGAEVFWHKTILIQNGQIMSRTQPGYAKTDRDGRFAFKPEDREDLFVAICEQGIGVVAHEELVDSGIITLTPWARVQGRLRVGTRPGANRRLQLVSQGQFLGSIAHCTNETSTDEQGRFVFERVHPGEFGLYNQMHEVLPGQTLELHLGGTGRTVKGELALSIPADVPIWPDLYLTTIGEPVPFEKYPKPPGYERMSPDGIEAWMERYGQTAEGRAYADWLGQMYHQPARNLRVEMDGRSAFHVDNVEPGVYALKGVIRFLPVHDRSRISEIVGRLWHEVVVPPFAGDAEMDVPLDLGTLAVLPDDLMVGDAAPAFDAPSFGLGRIRLEDYRDRVLLVAFAAWGYTNPVSPGVYDLKDFYQRFGENPRYAQVSLLFSGNPLMDKRIIDEAGLDWPHGMLNAASREETEYRITTRHPMPWTVLISSRGEILATGLHGEDLQRAVEEALKTAP; from the coding sequence ATGCACAATCGAATCACGAGACTTGCGGCCGCAGCGGTGCTGCTACTGGCCATCCTGCTGCTGGCCCGTCACCTGACCGGCCGCGAATCGACCGTCGCGCCGGCAGGCAGAGACCATACTGTCGCACAGGAACCCCACAGTCCAGACGCTCCCGCCTTCCCTGAGACCGTTCGGGAACAGGAACACGAACGCCTGGCGCAAGAAATCGCCGCTGCACAGCAACTCTTCGCCCAAACGGACGTGAAGGGATTGCTGTACCTGCTCGACACCGGCCTGGAACCGACCAGGATCGCCATCGCGGGCTACCTGGCGCAGATCGGCGATGAGTCGGTCCTGCCGGCCCTGCAGAGACTGGCCGACCAGTGGCAGGGGCCCGCCCATGACAATCCGTTCCAACGGAGTGTCGAGCAGATCCGGAATATCGCTCCAGAAGAGGGCCGGACGGCCCCCGATGACTTGTCCACGGAGGAATCGAAGCCGCCGGTCGGCACGGCAACTGTGTCCGACGGTCCGCACATCGTGGTCCGTGTGACGGAGAAGGCCACCGGCCGGCCGATCCCGCGGGCGACCATCCAGGTTCGGATGGGCAACGAGAGCGGGACGCATGCCGCCGACGATCTCGGCGTGTTCGTCCTCGACCTTGGTGAATCGATTCCCGATTATGTGAGGATCGCCACGCCCCATGAGGGATACGTCTGCCGGGGCGTGACCCTTCGGGGCCTCAGCCGGGAGCGACTCCCAACGACGGTCGAGTTCGCCCTTGAGAAGGGGATTGTCATCGGAGGGATCGTCCAGGACGAGGAAGGCCGACCCGTCGAAGGCGCCAGAGTCGAATCGTACATCGGCGAAGAGCAACAGTTCGATCGGCCCTGCGTCAGTGTGCGCATCGAATTGACGACAGACGCCGAAGGACGCTGGCGCGCAGGAGGGGTGCCGCGCGAGATCAATCGCCTGTGGTTCAACGTATACCATCCGCAGTTCGCCGACGATGGATTCGAAATGCCGGGAGACCTGAAGCTCGACGATCTGCGTGCCGAGCGGGCGGTCATGGTGCTTGCGCAAGGCATCGGCGTGACCGGTCGGGTGACGGATCTGGCCGGCAAGCCCATCGCTGGCGCCGAGCTTCTGGTGGGCAGCGACTACTTCGCCCGCGATTGGACGCAGACCGACGATGCGGGTCATTTCGAGTTCCGACACCTGCGGCCACTGAACCAGTCCTTCCTCTTGACCGTCCAGGCACCGGGGTTCGCGCCTCAGCGGAGGGAGTTGCCCTCGGTGAAGGACCTGGCGCCGGTGGACCTTGTCCTGGAGCCGGCCAGGCTCCTGATCGGCCGCGTCGTTGACTCGGCGGGCAGACCCATCGCAGATGCCTTCCTCAGCACGGAAGAATGGAATGGCTGGCGCACGGTCAAGTGGCAGGGCCGCACGGACGCCAACGGCACGTTCGTCTGGGATTACCCGCCTCATGATGCGATCGAAATTCGTATCAGCAAATCGGGCTATCGAGAATTCGAGGGACAGGTCGTTGCCAAAGATCGGGAGCAGACCTTCGTTTTGGCCCGGCCCACGACGATCCAAGGCTCGGTCACCGACAGCGAGACCGGCCGGACAGTCGATCGGTTCAAGCTGACCCCCGGCGCCCGTTGGCTCGGTGGTACCCGCGCCACATGGCAGACGTCGGAAGGTTGGGTTAAGTGGTTCACGGACGGGCGCTACAGCTACACGTTCTCGGGCGACGCCGGCGCCTACGCGGTCCGCATCGAGGCCGACGGCTACCTGCCCGCTGAATCGCCGTTCGTCGACGCCAACGAGACCGAGGTCACGATCGACATCGCCCTGACCAAAGGCCAGGGGCCCTCCGGTTACGTGTTCGACGCCAACGCCGCGCCGGTCGAGGGGGCCGAGGTCTTCTGGCACAAGACCATACTGATCCAGAACGGCCAAATAATGAGCAGAACGCAACCCGGCTACGCGAAGACCGACCGCGATGGACGCTTTGCGTTCAAACCCGAGGATCGGGAAGACTTGTTCGTGGCGATCTGCGAACAGGGCATAGGCGTCGTTGCCCATGAGGAGCTTGTCGATAGCGGGATCATCACGCTGACGCCGTGGGCTCGCGTACAGGGCCGGTTGCGCGTCGGCACGAGGCCGGGCGCGAACAGGCGACTGCAGTTGGTCAGCCAGGGGCAATTCCTGGGAAGCATCGCTCATTGCACAAATGAGACGTCGACGGATGAACAGGGTCGATTCGTGTTCGAGAGGGTCCATCCAGGGGAATTCGGCCTGTACAATCAGATGCATGAGGTTCTGCCGGGCCAGACACTCGAACTGCACCTCGGTGGGACCGGACGGACCGTGAAAGGCGAATTGGCCCTGTCGATCCCGGCGGATGTTCCTATCTGGCCCGATCTGTACCTTACCACGATCGGAGAACCTGTGCCGTTCGAGAAGTACCCCAAACCGCCGGGGTACGAGCGGATGAGCCCGGACGGAATCGAGGCGTGGATGGAACGCTATGGCCAGACCGCCGAGGGCAGGGCCTACGCCGACTGGCTCGGGCAGATGTACCACCAACCCGCCAGGAACCTCCGCGTCGAGATGGACGGCCGCTCTGCGTTTCATGTGGACAACGTTGAGCCGGGGGTCTATGCGCTGAAAGGCGTCATCCGTTTCTTGCCGGTGCATGACCGTTCCCGAATCAGTGAGATCGTCGGGCGGCTCTGGCACGAGGTTGTGGTGCCGCCGTTTGCCGGCGACGCGGAGATGGATGTGCCGCTCGATCTCGGTACGCTGGCGGTCCTGCCGGACGACCTGATGGTCGGCGACGCGGCTCCGGCTTTCGATGCGCCCAGCTTCGGCCTGGGCCGCATCCGTCTGGAAGATTACCGGGACAGGGTGCTCCTCGTGGCCTTCGCCGCCTGGGGTTATACGAATCCTGTCTCGCCGGGCGTGTATGACCTCAAGGATTTCTATCAACGCTTCGGTGAGAACCCGCGGTACGCTCAGGTGAGCCTGCTGTTTTCCGGCAACCCACTGATGGACAAGAGGATCATCGACGAGGCGGGACTGGACTGGCCCCATGGCATGCTGAATGCGGCCAGCAGAGAAGAAACGGAGTATCGCATTACGACCCGACATCCTATGCCCTGGACCGTTCTGATCAGTTCGCGCGGGGAGATCCTTGCCACGGGGCTGCATGGCGAGGACCTGCAACGGGCCGTCGAGGAAGCGTTGAAGACGGCCCCATAG
- a CDS encoding Gfo/Idh/MocA family protein, translating to MTQDRHVGRCSRRQFIQRTAAVSGAIVVPWIVPSTVWGAQGNVAPSERITVGLIGHGCMGRGHLHRLAGDSEIQVLAVCDVDAVRRDEGKQRVEAAYAARRPAGTYRGCDTYNDYRELLARPDIDAVVIVTPDHWHATQSIHAMRAGKDVYCEKPVSLTVREGRRLVETAQRYSRIFQTGTQYRSISTIRQVCAFVRGGGLGKVKSVFTLWQPLGENFGRSYAPVSPALAAEPAPEGLDWDLWVGPAPWQPYNSAYHRNPIPGVVPWAFHDDFGAGAVTWYHSHAADVIQYALGVENSGPVEFIHPSTGRYPTLTCRYANGTLLHLVDHWGMVKDLYKAVPADARLEGNFGGVFVGERGWVTSMSTGGRIEGGPDDLFERMKLTTREVNIGDNDHHANWFDCIRTRRQCNCGAEIGHRSASLGHLTIVAYKLGRSLEWDPVGEVFVGDEEATRMLARSMRSPWRS from the coding sequence ATGACACAAGACAGACATGTCGGACGATGTTCACGGCGTCAGTTCATCCAACGAACAGCAGCCGTTTCCGGGGCGATCGTAGTTCCGTGGATCGTCCCGTCCACGGTCTGGGGTGCCCAAGGCAACGTCGCTCCCAGCGAGCGGATCACCGTCGGCCTGATCGGGCACGGGTGCATGGGCCGGGGTCACCTGCACCGGTTGGCCGGCGACTCGGAGATTCAGGTGCTGGCCGTCTGCGACGTGGACGCGGTGCGCCGGGACGAGGGCAAGCAGCGCGTCGAGGCGGCCTACGCCGCCCGCCGTCCTGCGGGCACGTATCGCGGCTGTGACACATATAACGACTACCGCGAACTGCTGGCCCGCCCGGACATCGACGCGGTCGTCATCGTCACGCCGGACCACTGGCATGCGACGCAATCGATCCACGCGATGAGGGCCGGCAAAGACGTCTACTGCGAGAAACCGGTCTCGTTGACTGTTCGCGAGGGCCGCCGATTGGTGGAAACGGCGCAACGCTACAGCCGGATTTTCCAGACAGGCACGCAGTACCGCTCCATCTCAACGATCCGCCAGGTCTGCGCGTTCGTGCGAGGCGGCGGGCTGGGCAAGGTCAAGTCCGTCTTCACACTCTGGCAGCCCCTGGGCGAGAACTTCGGTCGTTCGTACGCGCCTGTGAGCCCGGCGTTGGCGGCCGAGCCGGCGCCCGAGGGACTGGACTGGGACCTGTGGGTCGGCCCGGCTCCCTGGCAGCCGTACAACAGCGCCTACCACCGCAATCCGATTCCCGGCGTCGTGCCCTGGGCGTTCCATGATGACTTCGGCGCCGGTGCAGTCACCTGGTACCATTCTCACGCAGCGGACGTGATTCAGTACGCCCTGGGCGTCGAGAACAGCGGGCCGGTCGAGTTCATTCACCCGAGCACGGGCCGGTATCCAACGCTCACCTGCCGCTACGCCAACGGCACACTGCTGCACCTCGTGGACCATTGGGGCATGGTGAAGGACCTTTACAAAGCCGTACCCGCAGACGCCCGGCTGGAAGGCAATTTCGGCGGCGTGTTCGTCGGCGAGCGAGGCTGGGTCACGTCGATGAGCACCGGCGGACGAATCGAGGGCGGCCCCGACGACCTCTTCGAACGCATGAAGCTGACCACGCGCGAGGTGAACATCGGCGACAACGATCATCACGCCAACTGGTTCGACTGCATTCGCACACGACGGCAGTGCAATTGCGGCGCCGAGATCGGCCACCGCTCCGCCTCATTGGGCCATCTGAC
- a CDS encoding RNA polymerase sigma factor translates to MCSERVLLNKAARGCRDSLRRVYETHKDHLLTLARGLCGDRSMAEDVVHDVFVAFARGLPELRVKTNLKSYLSVSVCNRVRDLARAEIRRRRDPGRVDPGPADMVAPDIRVADAELTGRLRAALEHVPLDQREVLLLRAQAGLSFEEIARHQGISSNTARGRYRYGINKLRSLLNSEWER, encoded by the coding sequence ATGTGCAGTGAAAGAGTGTTGTTGAACAAGGCCGCTCGGGGGTGCAGGGATTCCCTGCGCCGGGTTTATGAGACGCACAAGGACCATCTGCTGACGCTGGCCCGAGGGCTCTGCGGCGACCGAAGCATGGCCGAAGACGTCGTGCACGATGTCTTCGTGGCGTTCGCCAGGGGCCTGCCGGAGTTGCGGGTGAAGACGAACCTCAAGAGCTACCTGAGCGTCAGTGTGTGCAACCGGGTGCGCGACCTGGCCCGGGCCGAGATCCGCCGGCGTCGCGATCCGGGCCGCGTCGATCCCGGCCCGGCCGACATGGTGGCCCCGGACATCCGTGTGGCAGACGCCGAGCTGACCGGTCGCCTGCGGGCGGCGTTGGAGCATGTGCCCCTCGATCAACGGGAGGTCCTGCTGTTGCGTGCCCAGGCGGGACTGAGCTTCGAGGAGATCGCGCGGCACCAAGGGATCTCCTCCAACACCGCGCGCGGACGGTATCGATACGGAATCAACAAGCTGCGGTCGCTGCTGAATAGCGAGTGGGAACGATGA
- a CDS encoding ThuA domain-containing protein, with translation MPDELLTRRRFLRQTTAAGVLIASAFERGTAQPQVTENMDERQRIERAIPAEAPARPLRPRKLLIFDLNVGYGGHGSIRTANQAFTQMGQRTGAFETVVSRDPAVFEPASLWRFDTVFFNNTVGNLFEDLALRESLVEFVYAGGGLMGVHGTSVAFTKWPGAIEDWPEFGIMLGARGANHKANDEHVVIKLDDPTHPVNQVFGGQDFDYRDEFFRVHEPYSRDRVRVLMSIDTARTDMQQEPSYGAVVRADNDYALAWVRQYGRGRVFYCTIAHHPSVFWDPKMLQFYLAATQFALGDLPAPTTPSAKLTPAIRAQEELGWRLNLVAAEPGDSTFFDTIDRASELGMLYVGGSNRQKISRDIPKKFHDRLAAEEMQQIRLKLDAASVRLLTYHVDAMPSDSAGQLKIVEFAQKMGIEAVVAPGTRIAPEGKLPQIVSLDKAARAQGIDSLLDETRRQEQGPVIFCVESGDDELKRTIETFNKAVTKPT, from the coding sequence ATGCCTGATGAACTTCTGACGCGACGAAGGTTCCTCCGTCAGACAACGGCCGCCGGCGTACTGATCGCATCGGCGTTCGAGCGGGGCACGGCGCAACCACAAGTCACCGAGAACATGGACGAACGACAGCGCATTGAGCGGGCGATCCCCGCCGAGGCGCCGGCCAGGCCGCTGCGTCCTCGCAAGCTGTTGATCTTCGACCTCAACGTCGGCTACGGCGGGCACGGGTCCATCCGCACGGCCAATCAAGCCTTCACGCAGATGGGACAACGGACCGGCGCCTTCGAGACGGTCGTCAGCAGGGACCCTGCCGTGTTCGAGCCGGCCAGCCTGTGGCGATTCGACACCGTGTTCTTCAACAATACCGTGGGCAATCTCTTCGAGGACCTGGCGCTGCGCGAAAGCCTGGTCGAGTTCGTCTACGCGGGCGGCGGATTGATGGGCGTTCACGGCACCTCCGTCGCCTTTACGAAGTGGCCCGGCGCGATCGAGGACTGGCCCGAGTTCGGCATCATGCTCGGCGCGCGCGGCGCCAACCACAAGGCCAACGATGAGCACGTTGTCATCAAGCTCGACGATCCGACCCACCCGGTGAATCAGGTCTTCGGCGGGCAGGACTTCGACTACCGCGACGAGTTCTTCCGCGTGCACGAGCCGTACTCGCGGGACCGCGTTCGCGTGCTCATGAGCATCGACACCGCCAGGACCGACATGCAACAGGAGCCGTCCTACGGGGCCGTCGTGCGGGCCGACAACGATTACGCGCTGGCCTGGGTCCGACAGTACGGCCGGGGACGCGTCTTCTACTGCACCATCGCGCACCACCCGTCTGTCTTCTGGGACCCGAAGATGCTCCAGTTCTACCTGGCGGCGACGCAGTTCGCTCTCGGCGATCTGCCGGCCCCGACGACGCCCAGCGCCAAGCTGACGCCAGCCATCCGCGCCCAGGAGGAACTCGGCTGGCGACTGAATCTCGTGGCCGCCGAGCCGGGGGACTCGACGTTCTTCGACACCATCGACCGGGCCAGCGAACTGGGTATGTTGTACGTCGGCGGCAGCAATCGACAGAAGATCAGTCGAGACATCCCCAAGAAGTTCCACGACCGACTGGCCGCCGAGGAGATGCAGCAGATTCGACTCAAGCTGGATGCCGCAAGCGTCCGCCTGCTCACCTATCACGTGGACGCGATGCCCTCCGACAGCGCGGGCCAACTGAAGATCGTCGAATTTGCCCAAAAGATGGGCATCGAGGCCGTCGTCGCACCAGGGACAAGGATTGCACCGGAAGGCAAACTCCCCCAGATCGTCAGCTTGGACAAGGCCGCGCGCGCCCAAGGCATCGATTCACTTCTCGACGAGACGCGTCGACAAGAGCAAGGTCCCGTGATCTTCTGCGTCGAGTCCGGCGACGACGAATTGAAACGGACGATCGAGACTTTCAACAAGGCTGTAACCAAGCCCACCTGA
- a CDS encoding ATP-dependent Clp protease ATP-binding subunit, translating into MFERFTDRARKVMALANQEAQRFNHEYIGTEHILLGLVKEGSGVGATVLKNLDVDIKKLRLEVEKLVKSGPDMVTMGKLPQTPRAKKVIEYAIEEARSLNHNYVGTEHILLGLLRESEGIAAQVMMNLGLKLEDVRQEVLNLLGAGVEDAPNDLGLKMGPAGAAGRKLKSKTPALDSFGRDLTQLAVNGELDPVIGRKREIERLIQILCRRTKNNPVLLGEAGVGKTAIVEGLSQQIINKQVPEILKDKRIVVLDLAMMVAGTKYRGQFEERIKAVINEVRRAANVILFVDELHTLVGAGGAEGAIDASNVLKPALARGEVQCIGATTLDEYRKYIEKDGALERRFQTIIVEPPSKDEALEILRGLQDRYEAHHRVRFTDEALFQAIELSTRYITGRCLPDKAIDVVDEAGARVRLKNMTPPPDLTEVEERIERLQREKDEAVRAADYERAASLRDEAQQLLEEKTQLHKKWYEKNKDATGAVDTEIIAEVVSNMTGVPLTRLEKKETQRLLELEAELHKTVVSQHEAITTVAKAVRRSRSGMKDPNRPMGCFIFLGPSGVGKTLLAQALAEFLFSDRNSLIRLDMSEFMEKHNVSRLVGAPPGYVGYEEGGQLTERIRRRPYSVLLLDEIEKAHPDVYNMLLQIMDEGRLTDSFGRSIDFKNVILIMTSNIGAELIKNQAGFGFGKKTPESNYDKMKDVLHKEVERHFRPEFLNRVDDMIVFKPLSKEDLQTIVEYELSKVFKRLTEHGLHLDLTPQAKEFLIEKGYNPEFGARPLRRAIEHYIEDPLSEAVLGGRFKGKNLIKIDVQDEEHLNFEGEQMAEPEKDKKEVVESK; encoded by the coding sequence ATGTTTGAGCGCTTTACAGATCGAGCAAGAAAAGTGATGGCCCTGGCCAACCAGGAGGCCCAGCGGTTCAATCACGAGTATATCGGGACCGAGCACATTCTCCTGGGCTTGGTCAAGGAAGGCAGCGGCGTCGGCGCGACGGTCCTGAAGAACCTCGACGTGGACATCAAGAAGCTGCGCCTCGAAGTCGAGAAGCTGGTCAAGAGCGGCCCGGACATGGTCACGATGGGCAAGCTTCCGCAGACGCCGAGGGCCAAGAAGGTCATCGAGTACGCCATCGAGGAGGCCCGGTCGCTCAACCACAATTACGTGGGGACCGAGCACATCCTGTTGGGCCTGCTGCGTGAGAGCGAAGGCATTGCGGCTCAGGTGATGATGAACCTGGGTCTCAAGCTCGAAGACGTCCGGCAGGAGGTGCTGAACCTTCTCGGCGCCGGCGTGGAGGACGCGCCGAACGATCTGGGTCTCAAGATGGGCCCGGCGGGAGCGGCCGGACGCAAGCTCAAGAGCAAGACCCCCGCGCTGGACAGTTTCGGTCGGGACCTCACGCAGCTTGCCGTCAACGGCGAACTCGATCCGGTCATCGGACGCAAGCGGGAGATCGAGCGGCTGATCCAGATCCTCTGCCGCCGCACCAAGAACAATCCCGTCCTGCTCGGCGAGGCCGGCGTGGGCAAGACCGCCATCGTCGAAGGACTCAGCCAGCAGATCATCAACAAGCAGGTCCCCGAGATCCTCAAGGACAAGCGAATCGTCGTGCTCGACCTGGCGATGATGGTGGCCGGGACCAAGTATCGCGGCCAGTTCGAAGAACGCATCAAGGCCGTCATCAACGAGGTCCGTCGCGCCGCCAACGTCATCCTGTTCGTCGATGAGCTGCACACCCTCGTCGGCGCCGGCGGGGCCGAAGGCGCCATCGACGCCTCCAACGTGCTCAAACCGGCGTTGGCTCGCGGCGAAGTCCAGTGCATCGGCGCCACCACGCTGGATGAATACCGCAAGTACATCGAAAAAGACGGCGCGCTCGAGCGCCGCTTCCAGACGATCATCGTGGAACCGCCCTCGAAGGACGAGGCCCTGGAGATCCTTCGCGGCCTTCAGGACCGCTACGAGGCGCACCACAGGGTCCGCTTCACCGACGAGGCGCTCTTCCAGGCGATCGAGCTTTCGACCCGCTACATCACGGGCCGGTGCCTGCCAGACAAGGCCATCGACGTCGTCGACGAGGCCGGGGCCCGCGTCCGCCTCAAGAACATGACGCCGCCGCCGGACCTGACCGAGGTCGAGGAGAGAATCGAACGGCTCCAGCGCGAAAAAGACGAGGCCGTCCGAGCCGCCGACTACGAGCGCGCCGCCTCGCTGCGGGATGAGGCCCAGCAACTACTGGAAGAGAAGACGCAGCTCCACAAGAAATGGTACGAGAAGAACAAGGACGCCACCGGCGCCGTCGATACCGAGATCATCGCCGAGGTCGTCAGTAACATGACGGGCGTGCCGCTGACCCGGCTGGAGAAGAAAGAGACCCAACGGCTGCTGGAGCTCGAGGCCGAGTTGCACAAGACGGTGGTCTCCCAGCACGAGGCGATCACGACGGTCGCCAAGGCGGTGCGTCGCAGCCGTAGCGGCATGAAGGACCCGAACCGGCCGATGGGCTGCTTCATCTTCCTCGGACCCAGCGGCGTCGGCAAGACGCTCCTGGCCCAGGCGCTGGCCGAGTTCCTGTTCAGCGACCGCAACTCGCTGATCCGCCTCGACATGAGCGAGTTCATGGAGAAGCACAACGTCAGCCGACTGGTCGGCGCCCCTCCGGGATACGTCGGTTACGAGGAAGGCGGCCAGCTCACCGAGCGCATTCGACGCCGGCCGTATTCGGTGCTGCTGCTCGACGAAATCGAGAAGGCGCACCCCGACGTCTACAACATGCTGCTCCAGATCATGGACGAAGGACGCCTGACCGACAGCTTCGGACGGAGCATCGACTTCAAGAACGTGATCCTGATCATGACGAGCAATATCGGCGCCGAACTGATCAAGAACCAGGCCGGCTTCGGCTTCGGCAAGAAGACGCCGGAGTCCAACTACGACAAGATGAAGGACGTTCTGCACAAAGAGGTCGAGCGTCACTTCCGGCCGGAGTTCCTCAACCGCGTCGACGACATGATCGTCTTCAAGCCGCTGTCCAAGGAGGACCTGCAGACGATCGTCGAATACGAGTTGTCCAAAGTCTTCAAGCGGCTCACCGAGCACGGGCTGCATCTCGACCTGACGCCGCAGGCCAAGGAATTCCTCATCGAGAAGGGCTACAACCCCGAATTCGGCGCGCGGCCGCTGCGTCGGGCCATCGAGCACTATATCGAAGACCCGCTCAGCGAAGCGGTCCTGGGAGGCCGGTTCAAGGGCAAGAACCTCATCAAGATCGACGTGCAGGACGAGGAGCACCTGAACTTCGAGGGCGAGCAAATGGCCGAACCCGAGAAGGACAAGAAGGAAGTGGTCGAATCGAAATAA
- a CDS encoding PQQ-binding-like beta-propeller repeat protein, with protein MTNAGWGIVSVAVVLLCLQVGLAGPWPNWRGPHFNGSADERGLPESWTDTENVLWTAALPGPAASTPAVCDGKVFVSSEVKGSDDLVALCFDVRTGRQLWSATVGRSDRSFPRNNLATPSPTTDGRHAFFLYGSGDLAALDFDGNIVWSRNIEAEYGNITCQFGYGASPVAFEGRLYIPILRRDRAWREPREGEPFDSFLLAVDPATGKTLWRHVRASDAQDESLDSYATPIPFRNGGRTEIVLVGGDYVTAHDPETGRELWRYCYATDRRDTRWRLIPSVVTGAGMVFGVQPRGGNDLFAIRADGADGVLSQDRIAWMFDRMTPDVPTPLFYQGRLYVLDGTRNGKVVTRLDPTTGRVEWHGRIGGGGPWRASLTAADGKLYCINEDSEVIVLSAGDEFRILHRFDMNDKPVQASIAIAEARLFLRTASKLTCIGKKEGRGSAD; from the coding sequence ATGACGAATGCAGGATGGGGCATTGTGAGTGTGGCGGTCGTTCTTCTGTGTCTTCAGGTCGGTCTGGCGGGCCCGTGGCCCAACTGGCGGGGGCCGCACTTCAACGGCTCGGCCGACGAGCGGGGCCTGCCGGAGTCCTGGACGGATACGGAGAACGTTCTGTGGACGGCGGCGCTTCCGGGACCGGCGGCCTCGACCCCGGCGGTCTGCGATGGCAAGGTGTTCGTCAGTTCGGAGGTCAAGGGCAGCGACGACCTGGTGGCCCTGTGCTTCGACGTGCGAACGGGCCGCCAACTGTGGTCGGCCACGGTCGGCAGATCGGACCGCAGCTTCCCTCGCAACAACCTCGCCACGCCGTCGCCGACGACGGACGGACGGCACGCGTTCTTCCTCTACGGCTCGGGCGACCTGGCGGCCCTCGACTTCGACGGCAACATCGTCTGGTCGCGGAACATCGAGGCCGAGTACGGCAACATCACCTGCCAGTTCGGCTACGGCGCCAGTCCAGTGGCGTTCGAAGGCCGGCTGTACATCCCCATCCTGCGACGCGACAGGGCGTGGCGTGAGCCGCGTGAAGGCGAGCCGTTCGATTCTTTCCTGCTGGCGGTCGATCCGGCCACCGGCAAGACCCTTTGGCGGCACGTGCGCGCCAGCGACGCGCAGGACGAATCGCTTGATTCCTACGCGACGCCCATTCCGTTTCGCAACGGCGGCCGGACCGAGATCGTCCTGGTCGGCGGCGATTACGTTACCGCCCACGATCCGGAGACAGGCCGGGAACTGTGGCGATACTGCTACGCCACGGACCGCCGGGACACGCGATGGCGACTGATCCCCTCGGTCGTCACCGGCGCCGGCATGGTCTTCGGCGTACAGCCGCGAGGCGGCAACGACCTTTTCGCGATTCGCGCCGACGGGGCTGACGGCGTCCTCTCGCAGGACCGCATCGCCTGGATGTTCGACCGGATGACGCCGGACGTGCCGACGCCCCTGTTCTACCAAGGTCGGCTCTACGTGCTCGATGGGACGCGAAACGGCAAGGTCGTCACACGCCTCGATCCAACGACCGGTCGGGTCGAATGGCACGGCCGCATCGGGGGTGGTGGGCCCTGGCGGGCCTCGCTGACGGCCGCCGACGGTAAGCTTTACTGCATCAACGAGGACAGCGAAGTGATCGTCCTTTCCGCCGGCGACGAGTTCAGGATTCTCCATCGCTTCGACATGAACGACAAGCCGGTCCAGGCGTCCATCGCCATCGCCGAGGCCCGCCTGTTCCTCCGGACCGCCAGCAAGCTGACCTGTATCGGCAAAAAAGAAGGCCGTGGGTCAGCGGACTGA